The following are encoded together in the Lactuca sativa cultivar Salinas chromosome 1, Lsat_Salinas_v11, whole genome shotgun sequence genome:
- the LOC111881063 gene encoding phosphatidylinositol 4-phosphate 5-kinase 6 isoform X2 produces MSKILVRILKSVESKVRKSQTSAKKRAISIFTTMSVAHVDDEVSDAEVYNTEKLFCNGDIYIGQWATDTPHGNGKYLWSDGCMYLGDWNNGKIHGKGKFSWPSGASYEGDFKNGFMDGEGTFTGSVNDSYKGSWVMNKKQGKGTTNYANGDHYEGEWKKGFHNGQGRYRWENGHQYIGQWKNGKMNGNGTMMWENGNRYDGSWEDGLPKGNGTFHWLDGSFYAGIWSRDQKEQSGKFYPSTSQVPHDDWDPHQLFSVEMGECLICEGENIVIFPSDKLFYWSNNEEGMPQNPPPTTTRGIDTNGNGGNGYLGGSLKIRMQPAKRQGVTICKGHKNYELMLNLQLGIRHSVGRPAPTKSLKLKPTAFDTEQKLWTRFPPEGSKHTPPHQSCEFKWKDYCPLVFKTLRKLFNVDPADYMLSICGNDALRELSSPGKSGSFFYLTHDDKYMIKTMKKSEVKVLKRMLPAYFDHVKSFENTLVTKFFGLHCVKLSGPIQKKVRFVIMGNLLCTEVPIHRRYDLKGSSHGRITDKPETEIDANTTLKDLDLKFIFRLQKDWYQEFCSQVNKDCDFLEQERIMDYSLLVGISFQEPNRQAPEVNAEADSNGTTPSLSTDMDSLINPTKFMFFLSY; encoded by the exons ATGAGCAAAATCCTTGTGCGCATTTTGAAGTCCGTGGAATCAAAAGTCAGGAAATCACAAACATCCGCGAAGAAAAGGGCAATCAGCATTTTCACAACAATGTCCGTCGCCCATGTCGATGACGAGGTTAGCGATGCAGAAGTTTACAACACGGAGAAACTCTTCTGTAATGGCGACATCTATATCGGTCAGTGGGCTACTGATACCCCTCATGGAAACGGCAAATACTTATGGTCCGATGGGTGTATGTACTTAGGCGACTGGAATAACGGGAAAATCCATGGAAAAGGTAAATTCAGCTGGCCTTCTGGTGCTTCTTACGAGGGTGATTTCAAGAATGGTTTCATGGATGGAGAAGGTACTTTCACAGGCTCTGTAAACGATTCTTATAAAGGTTCTTGGGTTATGAACAAAAAGCAAGGAAAAGGAACAACAAATTACGCAAATGGAGATCATTACGAAGGGGAATGGAAAAAGGGATTCCATAATGGTCAAGGGAGGTATCGTTGGGAGAATGGGCATCAGTATATAGGTCAATGGAAGAATGGGAAAATGAACGGGAATGGAACCATGATGTGGGAGAATGGGAATCGGTATGATGGGAGTTGGGAAGATGGATTACCAAAAGGGAATGGGACATTCCATTGGTTGGATGGAAGTTTCTATGCTGGAATCTGGAGTCGGGATCAAAAAGAACAAAGTGGGAAATTTTATCCATCGACTTCACAAGTTCCTCATGATGATTGGGACCCACATCAGTTGTTTTCAGTTGAGATGGGTGAATGTTTGATTTGTGAAGGCGAAAACATTGTGATTTTTCCTTCTGATAAGTTGTTTTATTGGTCTAATAATGAGGAAGGAATGCCTCAAAATCCACCACCAACAACAACAAGGGGAATTGATACGAATGGGAATGGTGGAAATGGGTATTTGGGCGGGTCGTTGAAGATCCGGATGCAACCTGCAAAGAGGCAAGGAGTTACAATATGTAAAGGGCATAAAAATTATGAGCTTATGCTCAATCTACAGCTTGGTATAAG ACATTCTGTAGGAAGGCCAGCTCCGACAAAATCTTTAAAATTGAAGCCTACTGCTTTTGACACAGAGCAAAAGTTATGGACAAGATTTCCTCCCGAGGGATCAAAACATACGCCACCTCATCAGTCATGTGAATTTAAATGGAAAGACTATTGCCCGTTGGTATTCAA GACTCTTAGGAAACTATTTAATGTGGATCCAGCTGATTACATGTTATCAATATGTGGAAATGATGCTCTTCGGGAGCTCTCATCTCCTGGAAAAAGTGGAAGTTTTTTTTATTTGACTCACGATGACAAGTACATGATCAAGACAATGAAAAAATCCGAAGTTAAA GTTTTAAAAAGAATGCTTCCAGCATATTTTGATCACGTGAAGTCGTTTGAGAACACACTTGTTACAAAATTTTTTGGACTACATTGTGTGAAGTTAAGTGGGCCCATACAAAAGAAGGTGCGATTTGTCATCATGGGAAATTTGCTATGTACTgaagttcctattcatagacgCTATGATTTGAAAGGTTCTTCACATGGGCGAATAACAGATAAACCAGAAACTGAAATTGATGCAAACACAACTCTTAAGGATCTTGatcttaaatttatttttcgGTTGCAAAAAGATTGGTATCAGGAGTTTTGCAG TCAAGTGAACAAGGATTGTGACTTTCTTGAACAAGAGAGAATTATGGATTACAGTCTGTTGGTTGGTATTAGCTTTCAAGAACCAAATAGGCAAGCACCTGAAG tgaATGCTGAGGCTGATAGCAATGGAACAACTCCTAGCCTTTCAACAGACATGGATTCTCTTATCAATCCTACAAA
- the LOC111881063 gene encoding phosphatidylinositol 4-phosphate 5-kinase 6 isoform X1 — protein sequence MSKILVRILKSVESKVRKSQTSAKKRAISIFTTMSVAHVDDEVSDAEVYNTEKLFCNGDIYIGQWATDTPHGNGKYLWSDGCMYLGDWNNGKIHGKGKFSWPSGASYEGDFKNGFMDGEGTFTGSVNDSYKGSWVMNKKQGKGTTNYANGDHYEGEWKKGFHNGQGRYRWENGHQYIGQWKNGKMNGNGTMMWENGNRYDGSWEDGLPKGNGTFHWLDGSFYAGIWSRDQKEQSGKFYPSTSQVPHDDWDPHQLFSVEMGECLICEGENIVIFPSDKLFYWSNNEEGMPQNPPPTTTRGIDTNGNGGNGYLGGSLKIRMQPAKRQGVTICKGHKNYELMLNLQLGIRHSVGRPAPTKSLKLKPTAFDTEQKLWTRFPPEGSKHTPPHQSCEFKWKDYCPLVFKTLRKLFNVDPADYMLSICGNDALRELSSPGKSGSFFYLTHDDKYMIKTMKKSEVKVLKRMLPAYFDHVKSFENTLVTKFFGLHCVKLSGPIQKKVRFVIMGNLLCTEVPIHRRYDLKGSSHGRITDKPETEIDANTTLKDLDLKFIFRLQKDWYQEFCSQVNKDCDFLEQERIMDYSLLVGISFQEPNRQAPEVNAEADSNGTTPSLSTDMDSLINPTKCSCLRLGIKMPARVEFTVRSNDTQLVGEPTGQFGDVIIFFGIIDILQDYDISKKLEHAYKSFQCDSTSISAVDPRFYSKRFKDFIFRVFSDDS from the exons ATGAGCAAAATCCTTGTGCGCATTTTGAAGTCCGTGGAATCAAAAGTCAGGAAATCACAAACATCCGCGAAGAAAAGGGCAATCAGCATTTTCACAACAATGTCCGTCGCCCATGTCGATGACGAGGTTAGCGATGCAGAAGTTTACAACACGGAGAAACTCTTCTGTAATGGCGACATCTATATCGGTCAGTGGGCTACTGATACCCCTCATGGAAACGGCAAATACTTATGGTCCGATGGGTGTATGTACTTAGGCGACTGGAATAACGGGAAAATCCATGGAAAAGGTAAATTCAGCTGGCCTTCTGGTGCTTCTTACGAGGGTGATTTCAAGAATGGTTTCATGGATGGAGAAGGTACTTTCACAGGCTCTGTAAACGATTCTTATAAAGGTTCTTGGGTTATGAACAAAAAGCAAGGAAAAGGAACAACAAATTACGCAAATGGAGATCATTACGAAGGGGAATGGAAAAAGGGATTCCATAATGGTCAAGGGAGGTATCGTTGGGAGAATGGGCATCAGTATATAGGTCAATGGAAGAATGGGAAAATGAACGGGAATGGAACCATGATGTGGGAGAATGGGAATCGGTATGATGGGAGTTGGGAAGATGGATTACCAAAAGGGAATGGGACATTCCATTGGTTGGATGGAAGTTTCTATGCTGGAATCTGGAGTCGGGATCAAAAAGAACAAAGTGGGAAATTTTATCCATCGACTTCACAAGTTCCTCATGATGATTGGGACCCACATCAGTTGTTTTCAGTTGAGATGGGTGAATGTTTGATTTGTGAAGGCGAAAACATTGTGATTTTTCCTTCTGATAAGTTGTTTTATTGGTCTAATAATGAGGAAGGAATGCCTCAAAATCCACCACCAACAACAACAAGGGGAATTGATACGAATGGGAATGGTGGAAATGGGTATTTGGGCGGGTCGTTGAAGATCCGGATGCAACCTGCAAAGAGGCAAGGAGTTACAATATGTAAAGGGCATAAAAATTATGAGCTTATGCTCAATCTACAGCTTGGTATAAG ACATTCTGTAGGAAGGCCAGCTCCGACAAAATCTTTAAAATTGAAGCCTACTGCTTTTGACACAGAGCAAAAGTTATGGACAAGATTTCCTCCCGAGGGATCAAAACATACGCCACCTCATCAGTCATGTGAATTTAAATGGAAAGACTATTGCCCGTTGGTATTCAA GACTCTTAGGAAACTATTTAATGTGGATCCAGCTGATTACATGTTATCAATATGTGGAAATGATGCTCTTCGGGAGCTCTCATCTCCTGGAAAAAGTGGAAGTTTTTTTTATTTGACTCACGATGACAAGTACATGATCAAGACAATGAAAAAATCCGAAGTTAAA GTTTTAAAAAGAATGCTTCCAGCATATTTTGATCACGTGAAGTCGTTTGAGAACACACTTGTTACAAAATTTTTTGGACTACATTGTGTGAAGTTAAGTGGGCCCATACAAAAGAAGGTGCGATTTGTCATCATGGGAAATTTGCTATGTACTgaagttcctattcatagacgCTATGATTTGAAAGGTTCTTCACATGGGCGAATAACAGATAAACCAGAAACTGAAATTGATGCAAACACAACTCTTAAGGATCTTGatcttaaatttatttttcgGTTGCAAAAAGATTGGTATCAGGAGTTTTGCAG TCAAGTGAACAAGGATTGTGACTTTCTTGAACAAGAGAGAATTATGGATTACAGTCTGTTGGTTGGTATTAGCTTTCAAGAACCAAATAGGCAAGCACCTGAAG tgaATGCTGAGGCTGATAGCAATGGAACAACTCCTAGCCTTTCAACAGACATGGATTCTCTTATCAATCCTACAAA GTGTAGTTGTTTACGGTTAGGAATTAAAATGCCAGCACGCGTTGAATTCACGGTGAGAAGTAATGACACACAACTAGTTGGAGAA